From the Sulfolobales archaeon genome, the window CTAAATCATACCCTAGATATTTATGGGAATGTAGATATTGTAGCTATGCTGTGTTATGTCCGTATAAAAAATCCTAATTTAATCAGATCACGCTACTCCCTTAGCCCTCTCCTCCTCCAACCTTGCTTTATAGTATCTCTCCAACTCCTCATCACTCATACTCCTATATGGCTCGTCCAAAAGCTCCCTTGCATCCCTATTTTTAAGGAAGTAATATGTAGCATATGAACATATAGGCACAACCTTTAAACCCTTATTCCTAGCTACCTCTAGAGCTTTCTCAACTAACCTCTTGGCAGCACCTTTACCTCTATGCTGTGGAGGGGTATATGTTGATATCAAATACATCTTTCCCTCTTCAACTTTATATGTTAGATAAGCCTTCGAACCATCATTAAATTTAATGTAGAAGACCTCAGATGTATATTTAACCTCTAACTCCTCCCCCAATGTTAGTAGCCCATTAATATATGCTCTCTCAGAAGCTAATAGGCTTAATCAGAAGTTTTGTCTATAAAATATTATGATAGTTAAACCTCTCAATATATATGGAGGGGGTGGTAACCCATATATGCGCTCCCCCCATCTTGAAGGCTAAGGTTCTCAGTTGCAATCTTCATTTATTAAATCTATGAAGTAGTCTAATCTCTACCGATCCTAATTATGGAATCTAGTTTCTTCCTTATTATAGGCCTTATTATAGGGGGCAGTGCTTTTTTGTTGTTTGTTGGAAAGGCTTATATAGATTTGTTGTCAATAGTTTTATTGGTAACCCAGATCCCGCCTGGGTGATGGGAGCGCTACTCCAAGCCTAGGCGGGCTAAACCTAGATGGGAGCCCCATGCCGTTGGGCTTAACAGCTACCCATGAGCCCATAGGGATACCAAAATCCCTGTGGGCGAGGTAGAACCCCTAGGTATGATCATGAACCATAAAATGAATGGGATGAACAGCTAGGGAGAAATGGTAAAGCTTTTAGATATAAATGAGATATAAGGGGATTTAGATTTTTATAATTTGCTGATATAGAATGCCTAGTGAAGTGGTTGTAATTGCCTTAGGAGGAAATGCTATACTCCGCAGAGGCGATAGGGGTAGCGTTGACGAGATGTGGAGAAATATATATATGGCTGCTAAGCCTATAGTTCAACTATATTCTGAGGGATATAGGTTAGTCATAACACATGGAAATGGCCCTCAAATAGGGGTTATTCTTGAGTGGTTTGAATGTGCCAGAGATAAGATCCCACCATTAACGATGGATATTGCTGATGCAATGACACAGGGATGGATAGGTTATATGCTTCAGCAGGCAATAGGGAATGTAATGGTTGAGAAGGGGCTCCCTAGAAAGGTAGTTACCATTGTGAATCAGGTTCTGGTAAAAGGTGAGTTAGAGAAACCTGAAAAACTTGTTGGGCCTTACTACAGCTATGAGGATGCTATGAGAATTTCTAAGGAAAAAGGATGGATCTTTAAACAAGATCCTAGGGGAGGTTGGAGAAGAGCTGTGCCCTCTCCTGAGCCGGTGGAAAATCTAGAGACTGAGGCTATATTATCGCTTCTAGAAAAAGGCTACATAGTTATAGCCTCAGGAGGTGGGGGTATACCTGTTATAGATAGCGGAGGAGGTGTTATAAAGGGGGTTGAGGCAGTAGTTGATAAGGATCTAGCATCAGCTCTACTTGCCCTTAGAATCGGCGCTTCTAAACTAGTTATATTAACAGATGTGGACTATGTATATATAGACTATGGAAAGCCCACCGCAAAACCGATAAAGAGGATAAAGGCTGATGAGGCCATCGAGATGGTTGAAAAAGGCTTGTTCCCTCCAGGCTCTATGGCTCCAAAGGTTAAGGCGGCAGCTATATTCACGAGATCTAGTGGGAGGAATAGCCATATAGGACATTTAGATGAGGCTCTAAACGTTTTTCAAGGAACATCAGGTACTGTGATAGAGCCTTACTGACCTCCTCCGCCTTAAGGAGGCGAGGCTCTCAGTTGTAACTATTGCCTTTGAGTGTTTAGATGCTATGGCAACATCACTCTACATTAGAACCCCCTACTCCTAGTATTAGGAGGGATAGAATTTCTCTAGAGGATTAAGAGTATAAAAGCGTTCAAGCAATTTATCAATTAGTACTCTGTGAGACGACGGTGCGGATTTTGAAGTTCCCCCTGGATCATGTATGTATAAAGACAGGTATATTGTGTCCTAGGTGTCAGAAGCTAGTATCATCAGGGGCTATAAAGGATTTCGAGGTTGAGGTTATGAGGAGGCTTATCGATTTAGAGGAAGATCAGGAGCTGAAGAGATATATGCAGAATCTAAGCTATGTTAAGGCATATAGATTTGAGGACTCAATAGTAGTTTTGATCCAGAGAAGCGGTGATGTACCACATGATATTTACCAAAGGCTATCAAGGATTTTGAGTGAGAGCCTCAAGGCTAGGGTGAGAGTTATAAATGGATCATCGAGGGATCTTAAGAATATAGCATCACAACTTCTATTCCCCGCCAGGATCCTCGGTATAAATATCGTGTGGCTCCCAAATGGAACAAGCTTTCACGTGTTAAGAGTGTCTAAGAGGGATCTTAGGTATATATCGATCCCCATAGAGGCTGCGGAGAAAATATTATCGCTAATAATCGGCTCCGACGTCCAGATTAGGGGAGAATAGCTTTTCCGAATAGATTTTAAATATTTCTCTTAATAGATTTGTAGCATATCCCCCAGGATCTAGGCAGAACCAGATAGCACCGAGATCAGGGTCTAGTAGATCTATCTTTATGGGGAGTATTAGAGGCCTTTTAATACTAGATCTAATCTCAGGGATACATGGTTCTAGACCTAATGATCTAATTGATGATACATACATATCTTTATATTCTCCCACTATATCTTTGAAGGATAGCTTTTTTCCAGGGATCTGGAGTCCGTATAACCTCGATCTTAAAAACATCTCGCCCTCTACGAGCTGCAATCCTAACCCATGTTTTTTCCATCTATAGCTGATGTAGAGGTTAAATAGGTATGAATATGCTGCTGATATATATAGATCAATATACTCCCTTGGGACACTTTTTATAGCCCTTACTACGTCTCTGCTATTTAGATACTCGCTACATACCCTTCTCTCTATATGCATCCATCTAGGTGCTGAATCTAAGATCTTTCTACATGTTTCGAGTGTTTCTAATATCATCTCACCTGTAGATCTATTACCTGGGGGTTTACCATTTACTAGAGCATAGATCGCTTTTTCAAGCTGCTGGCATAGTAGTGCTAACCCTACTACATGTGTTATTGGCCTCAATACACCGAATCGCTGGTAAGAGTAGTAGTTCGGTATATACCCGTACTCTGATATCTTATATAGGATCCTAAGTAGATCTTTCCCAGCACCTCGCCCTATAATCTCTCCTATGTTGATCTTAAAGCAATTACCCATAATATCTCCTCTCTTGGCATGCCTTGATGTAGTTCCTACTAAGATTGCCTCTAAATCTCTGTCTGATATATAGGTTATGATGCTCTTTGGTTCTTCAACCATAATGGCTTGATATGTGCTTGCCCTTGCATCCTTGAGCCCATAGTATGATATCTTCTTTGGTCTGAGATATCTTCTCAAGATCTTTATTGCATTATATGTGTCAATACCTCTTTTTATGAGGAGGTAGACGAGTATGTTACCACGATCTGGAGGAGGCCTTATCGGAGGTCTGAGGATTCCCATCTCTCTTGTGTATTCATATACATAGAAATTATGTTGATCTAGGGGTTTAAGCGGTATGAGGGGCTCTTCATGTGTCATATAGCATTCCATTCCAAGCATTAGATCTAACCTGGATCTAGATTCTATACATTCAATACCACTCATAGAGTGTATCCTCAGGTGTATCTGAGAATTTATGATCTAGTATAGGCTTAGCCCACCAGTAATTCTATCTATAAGCTCTGATGGTGCAGGGCCTAGTCCAACTGCTGTTAGGGTTCCTGGTTCTAGCTCTGTTCTTCCTGCATCTCTTACTAGAGAGCAGGGGAGGCCCTCCTCTTTACACCTATTATAGATCCTGATTAAGTCCTCTTCACCTCCTCCTCTTACAACCACCTTTTTCATTCCCTGTTCTCTCCATATATCTAGCCATTCTCTACATTTCTGGCTCTCCATACATATAAGCACTGCCTCTACAGATGCATGGGCTACTTGAACTGCTAGTTTTCCTGGGCTTATTTTTAAATCTGTCCTCACAGCTATAACCTGTTTATACTCTCTCACAGCCATTCTATCCATATCGCTAAACACCGAGCCTTCATGGGATCTTTTTGAATGCTTCCCTCAGCTTCTGCCATGTGGATCGTAGATCTTCTGGAAGCACCTTCGCACCTCCTGTTATTGGCATGAAGTTTGTATCGCCACTCCACCGAGGAACTATATGTACGTGTAGATGTCCCTCAACCCCTGCTCCAGCGACTCTTCCGAGATTCACGCCTATGTTATAGCCATGTGGTGAGTATACCTCTCTAAGGGCGGCTATGCTTTTCTTAATAGCATTTATTAGATCTAATGCCTCTGCATCATCCAAGGATTCTATATCACCTATATGTCTATATGGGGCTACCATGACATGTCCTGTGTTGTATGGGTATGAGTTTAGTATTACGAAGACCTTTTTAGATCTATAGACTATATATGTATCCTCATCATTCCCAGCTATGGCTTCGCATAGGAAACACCCCTGCATACGATCAGCGCTTTTTATATAGCTCATCCTCCATGGAGCCCATAGCCTGTGCATTGAGGCCACCTATAGTATAGCTATTGCTTCAATCTCTATAGGTGAATCTCTGGGGAGCTTTGAAACCTGGATAGTTGTTCTAGCTGGGTATGGGGGTTTGAAGAACCTCTGGTATATATCGTTGAACTCCTGGAACTTAGAGAGATCTGTTAGGAAGGCTGTTACTTTCACTATATTCTCTAGATCGCCGCCTGCCTCCATAACAATTGTTCTTATGTTATTTAGAGTTATCTCAACAGCTTTTGAAAAAGGCTCTCTTATGAGCTCACCGGTTACAGGATCTATTGGAAGCTGGCCTGAAATAAATAGGATCCTCCCAGATGCTATAATGCCCTGGCTATATGGGCCTGCAGGTTTAGGAGCCTTTCTACTTTCAACTATTTTCTTCTCCATATTACCCACCAATTCGTTGTTCTTAATTGCAATATATAAGGTCTTTGCGGCTGAGGATCCATTATTCTAGATCGAAGGGGCTGAGGTTTCGTAAAGTAATTTAAGCTCTAGAAGATCAGGATATAATGGGTTAGAATATGAGTGTGACCTTCGCAGAGCTAGGCGATCTAAGGGTGGGAAGTCTCTTGGTAATAGATGGTGAGCCATGCAGGGTTGTGGAGATCTCTAAGGCTAAAACAGGTAAGCATGGATCTGCAAAGGCTCATGTAGTAGCTATATCGATAGTCTCTGGGATTAAGAAGACGCTCGTTGCCCCTGTAGATACGAGGGTTGAAGTACCTATTGTTGATAAAAGGGTTGGCCAGATCCTAGCGGTTAGTGATAAGAGTGTGCAGGTTATGGATATGGAGACGTTCGAGACATTCGAGACAGAGCTTCCTAAAGATGAGGAGCTTGTGAAGAAGCTAGCACCTGGTAAGGAGGTAGAATACTGGGTTGTAATGGGTAGGAGGCTTATTATGAACGTTAGAGGCTAGAGCTTTGAAGTCTCTAGAGAAGATAAGAGAAGCGGTTGTGAAATTTATAAGGGGCTCTGATCCGTATGAGCAGGCGGTAGATTTTTTTATTAAGGAGCTCCAGAAAAACCTGATCCAAGCAGATGTGAATGTGAAGCTTGTATATGAGTTAAGCAGTAAGATCAGGAGCCAGGCTAAATCCTCAGAACCTCCCCCAGGGTTTTCTAGAAGAGATTGGTTTATAAAAATAGTTTATGATAACCTTGCAGAGCTGTTCGGAGGCGATAGAACGCCGAGCATAACTCCTCAGAAACAGCCATATGTAATCCTCATGGTAGGGGTTCAGGGATCTGGTAAGACAACCACATGTGCTAAGATCGCTTATTTCTATAAGAAACAGGGGTATAGACCCTGTTTAGTGGCTGCAGACACATATAGACCTGGTGCATATGAGCAGTTAGCACAGCTAGCATCACAGGTCGGGGTTCAGATATATGGTGAGCCAGGCTCCAATGATCCCGTGGGGATAGCTAAGAGAGGGGTCGAGTTTCTCATTAAAAAGGGATGTAATATTGTAATAGTGGATACAGCGGGGCGCCATGGATATGGCTCCGAACAAGCCCTTATAGAGGAGATGAAGAGCATAGCAGATGCTATAAAGCCTGACGAGGTTATGCTTGTTATGGATGCTACGATAGGGCAGAGGGCATATGATCTAGCAAAGAGATTCCACGAAGCAGTACCCATAGGATCTATAGTAGTTACTAAGCTAGATGGAAGCGCGAGAGGAGGCGGAGCTCTCTCAGCTGTAGCAGCTACTGGGGCCACGATCAAGTTTATAGGGACTGGGGAGAAGATAGATGAGATAGAGGTCTTCAACCCTAGAAGGTTTGTTAGCAGGATATTGGGTTTAGGAGATATAGAGGGTATAATAGAGAAGTTCAGAGCATTAGAGGAGAGTAAAGAGCTGGAGAAGAGACTAGGAAAAGCTATAGCTACTGGAAAAATAACGCTAGCAGATGTCTATGTGCAGCTGAGAAGCATTATGAAGATGGGCCCATTGGTTAAGATCCTACAGATGATACCAGGAATATCCACGCTGATGCTGGGAGAAGAGGAGATAAGGGTTGGTGAGGAGAAGATGAGGCGTTGGATACATATAATGGATTCCATGACATATGAAGAGCTAGAGAACCCCAAGATCATCGATAGAAGCAGAATGAGGAGAATAGCTATTGGAGCTGGTGTGAGTGTTGATGATGTAAAGGAGCTCCTAGCATATTACGAGAACCTCCAGAAAATGATTAAGGAGGTTAGGAGGAGAAGGATCCCATTGCTAAAGGGTCTCTTAAAAGGGGAGTCAGGGAGTGAGGGTGCATAGGCCGAGGATCAGAGTAGTGTTGGTAGGGATCGAGGGCTCTATAAATCTCGGCATGGTGGCTAGGCTATGCAGGAACTTCGACGTCGACGAACTCTACCTAGTAGATCCAAAGGCTTCTATAAATGAGGAAGCATATAGCTTTGCTGCAGGGGGTAGAGAGTATCTTGAGAAGGCTATCATAGTTAACAGGCTTGAGGAGGCATTATTAGGATCCGATCTAGTTGTATGTACATCATCTATAGTGAGGGAGAAAAGCGATCCTCTTAGACAGCCTATGGAGTTAGAGCAGTTCCTAGAGGTTCTAGAAGGTAAGAACCTAGTATCTATAGTATTTGGTAGAGAGAGCACTGGTTTAACTAGGAAAGAGCTAGAGCTATGCAACATATATCTCCATATAATGGCTAGCGCGGCATACCCTACACTTAATCTATCACATGCGGTAGCTATAACGCTATATTCGATCTTTAAGAAACTATCTAGCAGATCATCGATCGACGTTGTTGAATACCCCTCTAGCGAGGATTACAAGGTGGCTTTGAAATATATTAAGGAGGCCTCTGAGCTTACCATGAATGATGAGAGGCAGAGGATCTCAGCTATAAAAAGTCTCGAGAGAATTATATATAAATCGAACCCAACTAAGATGGAGCTCTCATATTTTATACTTCTTCTCAGAAGGCTTCTCAAGAAATATATGATCCAAGAGGAGGGGGTTCGATCAGCCGATCGACCCTAAATCACCGATCATCCTATGTCGGCATCATCATTATCCCTTTTGATTTACTAGCTCTTCAACCTCAATCCTATATGCCTCTGGAAGCTTGCTTTCAGCCCTTCTCAGTGCCTCTTTAGCTTTTTCAATATCTTTCTCATTATTTACATACACAACCATGATCTCGTCACCGGGAGAGGTTATTGCTGCGACACCAACAGGCTTTCCAAATGCAAGTCTCATACCATCTTGAAGTCTATCAGCTCCTGCAAAGGCTAGCATCTTATTCTCTCTGAGCACATGGTGAGGATATTTCTTAACTACTAAGAAGAAGTTGGCCTCACCAACACTTGTAGATAGATATCTATGTGCAGCTACACGTGCAGCCTCAAGAGCATTATGCCTTATAACGCACTTTGTTGTAGCTATTAGTTTAACAGCATATCTATATACCCCCTTTGGATTCCCCATAGTATATTTCGTTATCTTTGGTGGCGGCACACCCTGTATATATTCCTTCCTAGTATATGGTGGCTTCTCCTGCTGCGTATAGCATCTAGCCGGTCTTAGCGGCATATCTCTAGCACCACCTTTCATAAGTATTGTTTAAGGCTTTTTATAAATTAATGTGTATTCCTAGAGATTCCTAGAGAGATATTTATTGAGTAGCTCTAACAGGCGCTCGATCTTATGCGGCCTTAAGCTAACCCCATATTCCCTCTCCTCAGAAACTAGATCTACATAGAGCTTCAAGAGCTCGGACTTCAAGCCCATAAGAAAGTTTTTTAAACCACTAGGATCATAGGATTTCTCTATACCACATACGAGAGCATCGGATATAACTTCTAATATTAGAGAAAATCTATATGGAAGCTCTCTAGGAAGATCCTCAAAATCGGGGATCGGTTCCTTAGGTGTTTCGCTGCAAGACTCGGTATAGAATTTTTTAATGATCTCATATGATCCCTTATCCCATGTAGATCTCCATATAACCTCTCTAAGAGAACCTAACATATAAAAGCACCTCACTCTTAAAAATATTGTTTATAAAGATTTAAATAAATTAGGTCATCCCCAGACAATCTCTTTATCTTATTCATAGCTTTCTCCTAATGACCATAGATCTGCAGGTTGATTTTTGAACCTTCATAGGGCTTAGATGTTGTGGAATGCTCTATTACAGATCTCTACATCCATTAATAGATCTTATATGTTGCTCGGTTTAAAAGAAGATTCTGTAGTTATCTAGTAAATAGCTAATCTCGATCTTTCTAATGCTTTTATCATAGTGAAGTGAAGTAATATTGGGGTTTTCAATATGGATACAGAATTTGTTGCCATATCCCTCGGCATATATATAATAGTCTTAGTACTTTCTATATATTTCGTGTTAAGGAGAGTAAGAGAGTATGGAGGTTTGAAGATTCTCATAAGAAAATTTCTAATGATTGAGAGTAAACATATTAAAAGATTTATTATAGATTATCTCTTGCAGGGGAGGTTCTTCAGATGGGGAGGTGAGCCTATCGTAGAGGGGATCTTTAGGGGTTTTGCACTATATTCATATCTATTGATCATGGTTTTAGCCCTTATATATGAGGTAGTATTATTGATGGGCTTGACTACCTACTATGTAAACGCGATATTGCAAATTATATTCTATATAGGTTTAGTGGCTCTCATCTCTGGCATTATTATTTTAATCGAGATGAGGCCTAGAAAGAGTGGGAGAAGCTGGCTTCTAGAGATGGGAGTAAGGGATCTTCTATATATATCTTTAATCCCGATTATAGGGGCTATGGCTATTCTAAGCCATATTTATAACAAATATATCATTTATGTTACCCTCCCACTCTCATCAATGCTCCTTCTACTTACACCCTTTACAAGGTTTTGGTATAATATATCCTCTGCCCTTAATATATTTTTGAGGGAAGAGAGACATCCAGGTAGACTTCCAACACCATTTAAGTTAAGCGAGTTAAGCGAGAGTGCTATAGAAAATATAAAGGTCGGCATTGGTCTATTTAGAGATATAGATGTTCTCGGCCTTATAAATCTTGACTCATGTGCAAACTGTGGGCTATGTGATAGCGTATGCCCAGCATATGCTGTTAACAGACCTCTATCTCCAAGGCAGGTTGTGCTAACCCTTAGAAAAGGGGCTAGAGAGTATCCTGACAAACAGGTTGTTGATCTGCTTAGCGATGATGTGTTCTGGTCATGCACCACTTGTGGGGCATGTGTGGAGGTATGTCCCATGGGGGTTGATCATGTGCCGTTCATCATAGATGTTAGGAGATGGCTTGTATATAATTCTAGGCTAGATGCTAAGAAGATAGCGTTGATAAGCAATATAGCTCAGAGTGGTAACAGCATCGGTCTACCTAACTATGATAGACATAAGTGGATCAGAGATCTAGGAGTTCCAACCATAGAAGAGGCAAAGGACTATGAGTATCTCCTATGGGTAGGCTGTATGGGGAGCTTTGATGAAAGGGCTAGAAATATCATACGATCTTTCATAGAGGTCTTGAGGGAAGCTGGTGTAAGGATAGCCGTGCTAGGGGATCAAGAGCTATGCTGTGGCGATCCCTTAAGAAGGATCGGGGAGGAGAGCAGGTTCCAAGATATAGCTCTAAAGAATATTCAGCTTTTAAAGAGCCTCGGTGTCAAGAGGATCGTTACTATATGTCCGCATGGATACAATATATTTAAGAATGAATATAGAGACATAGATCCCAGTTTTGATATTGAGGTGCTCCACCATTCACAGCTATTAGCAAAGCTGATAGAAGAGGGTAGGATAAAGCCTGGGATAAAGATTGAGGGGCCTGTGACGCTTCACGATTCATGCTATATAGCTAGGATCAATAGGATTGTGGATGAGCCAAGAAAGATAATCAGGATCTCGAGTAAGGAATATAGAGAGGTGAGAAGAAGTGGTTTTAGAACCTTCTGCTGTGGTGCTGGAGGTGCTAATTACTGGTATGATGTTCCAGAAAGAAAAAGAATATCTGTTGAGAGGGTGGAGGAGCTTGTATCAACAGGATCCAAAGTGATAGTAGCTGAATGCCCATTCTGTATAGCGATGCTTGAAGATGCATTGAGAAACCTGGGTCTCGATAAAAGTGTTAGAGTAAGAGATCTATCTGAGATCCTAAGGGGAGGTGCCTAGCCCTGGACTATATACCGTTCCAAGCTAAGGTCATAAAGATCTTGATGGAGAGGTATAAGAATCCCTTAGGGGCTCCTAATAATATATGCTATAAATGGGCTCTAGATCTTGGATTGAAGAGGGGAGGCGATACAATACTCTATACCGGGTGTCTCTATCAGCTTATGTCATATGCGGAATCACTAGTAAGGCTATATGAAAGGCTGGGTAGATTTGGGCGAAATGCTGCCCAGATGCTTATTAAAATTTCAGAGAGAGCTTTAGCCTGGCTAATAGCAAGATTTATAGCACTAGATAATGATGTATATAGCTATTCTGTGAGAAGTCTTAGAGGCGTAGTTGAGATTCTTAGGAGAAGTGGTGTTGAGTTTGGATATCTATATGAAGGTGATATATATTCAGGAATATATCTATATGAGCTGGGTCTAGAAGAGGATTTTGCTAGGCATGCCCAAACCGTTTATAATATATTTAGGAGCGCAGGTGTTAAAAAGGTGATAACTGTAGATCCGCATACAACATATGTATTAAAGGAGATCTACCCAAGATATATAGATTCATATCAGCTAGAAGTCTTTCATTATCTAGAAGTGATTAGAGACGCTGTGGGGGCGAATATGAAAAAAGCGAATATGAAAAAAGATTCTTTTCATCGCTATAGAAATCCTCCTGTGATCCATGATTCCTGTTATATGATGAGAAAGCTGGGCCTCTACAAAGTTGTGAGAAGAAGCCTCAACAACATACGCTATATAGAGCCTAGAAGGACTGGGGTTAACACGCTATGCTGTGGAGGACCTATAGAAGGTATATCTCCAG encodes:
- a CDS encoding 50S ribosomal protein L16, with the protein product MPLRPARCYTQQEKPPYTRKEYIQGVPPPKITKYTMGNPKGVYRYAVKLIATTKCVIRHNALEAARVAAHRYLSTSVGEANFFLVVKKYPHHVLRENKMLAFAGADRLQDGMRLAFGKPVGVAAITSPGDEIMVVYVNNEKDIEKAKEALRRAESKLPEAYRIEVEELVNQKG
- a CDS encoding signal recognition particle protein Srp54, with protein sequence MKSLEKIREAVVKFIRGSDPYEQAVDFFIKELQKNLIQADVNVKLVYELSSKIRSQAKSSEPPPGFSRRDWFIKIVYDNLAELFGGDRTPSITPQKQPYVILMVGVQGSGKTTTCAKIAYFYKKQGYRPCLVAADTYRPGAYEQLAQLASQVGVQIYGEPGSNDPVGIAKRGVEFLIKKGCNIVIVDTAGRHGYGSEQALIEEMKSIADAIKPDEVMLVMDATIGQRAYDLAKRFHEAVPIGSIVVTKLDGSARGGGALSAVAATGATIKFIGTGEKIDEIEVFNPRRFVSRILGLGDIEGIIEKFRALEESKELEKRLGKAIATGKITLADVYVQLRSIMKMGPLVKILQMIPGISTLMLGEEEIRVGEEKMRRWIHIMDSMTYEELENPKIIDRSRMRRIAIGAGVSVDDVKELLAYYENLQKMIKEVRRRRIPLLKGLLKGESGSEGA
- a CDS encoding Rid family detoxifying hydrolase, whose product is MEKKIVESRKAPKPAGPYSQGIIASGRILFISGQLPIDPVTGELIREPFSKAVEITLNNIRTIVMEAGGDLENIVKVTAFLTDLSKFQEFNDIYQRFFKPPYPARTTIQVSKLPRDSPIEIEAIAIL
- a CDS encoding TrmH family RNA methyltransferase gives rise to the protein MRVHRPRIRVVLVGIEGSINLGMVARLCRNFDVDELYLVDPKASINEEAYSFAAGGREYLEKAIIVNRLEEALLGSDLVVCTSSIVREKSDPLRQPMELEQFLEVLEGKNLVSIVFGRESTGLTRKELELCNIYLHIMASAAYPTLNLSHAVAITLYSIFKKLSSRSSIDVVEYPSSEDYKVALKYIKEASELTMNDERQRISAIKSLERIIYKSNPTKMELSYFILLLRRLLKKYMIQEEGVRSADRP
- a CDS encoding heterodisulfide reductase-related iron-sulfur binding cluster, with translation MDTEFVAISLGIYIIVLVLSIYFVLRRVREYGGLKILIRKFLMIESKHIKRFIIDYLLQGRFFRWGGEPIVEGIFRGFALYSYLLIMVLALIYEVVLLMGLTTYYVNAILQIIFYIGLVALISGIIILIEMRPRKSGRSWLLEMGVRDLLYISLIPIIGAMAILSHIYNKYIIYVTLPLSSMLLLLTPFTRFWYNISSALNIFLREERHPGRLPTPFKLSELSESAIENIKVGIGLFRDIDVLGLINLDSCANCGLCDSVCPAYAVNRPLSPRQVVLTLRKGAREYPDKQVVDLLSDDVFWSCTTCGACVEVCPMGVDHVPFIIDVRRWLVYNSRLDAKKIALISNIAQSGNSIGLPNYDRHKWIRDLGVPTIEEAKDYEYLLWVGCMGSFDERARNIIRSFIEVLREAGVRIAVLGDQELCCGDPLRRIGEESRFQDIALKNIQLLKSLGVKRIVTICPHGYNIFKNEYRDIDPSFDIEVLHHSQLLAKLIEEGRIKPGIKIEGPVTLHDSCYIARINRIVDEPRKIIRISSKEYREVRRSGFRTFCCGAGGANYWYDVPERKRISVERVEELVSTGSKVIVAECPFCIAMLEDALRNLGLDKSVRVRDLSEILRGGA
- a CDS encoding carbamate kinase, producing MPSEVVVIALGGNAILRRGDRGSVDEMWRNIYMAAKPIVQLYSEGYRLVITHGNGPQIGVILEWFECARDKIPPLTMDIADAMTQGWIGYMLQQAIGNVMVEKGLPRKVVTIVNQVLVKGELEKPEKLVGPYYSYEDAMRISKEKGWIFKQDPRGGWRRAVPSPEPVENLETEAILSLLEKGYIVIASGGGGIPVIDSGGGVIKGVEAVVDKDLASALLALRIGASKLVILTDVDYVYIDYGKPTAKPIKRIKADEAIEMVEKGLFPPGSMAPKVKAAAIFTRSSGRNSHIGHLDEALNVFQGTSGTVIEPY
- a CDS encoding GNAT family N-acetyltransferase, which encodes MGEELEVKYTSEVFYIKFNDGSKAYLTYKVEEGKMYLISTYTPPQHRGKGAAKRLVEKALEVARNKGLKVVPICSYATYYFLKNRDARELLDEPYRSMSDEELERYYKARLEEERAKGVA
- a CDS encoding HIT domain-containing protein, with protein sequence MHRLWAPWRMSYIKSADRMQGCFLCEAIAGNDEDTYIVYRSKKVFVILNSYPYNTGHVMVAPYRHIGDIESLDDAEALDLINAIKKSIAALREVYSPHGYNIGVNLGRVAGAGVEGHLHVHIVPRWSGDTNFMPITGGAKVLPEDLRSTWQKLREAFKKIP
- a CDS encoding translation initiation factor IF-5A yields the protein MSVTFAELGDLRVGSLLVIDGEPCRVVEISKAKTGKHGSAKAHVVAISIVSGIKKTLVAPVDTRVEVPIVDKRVGQILAVSDKSVQVMDMETFETFETELPKDEELVKKLAPGKEVEYWVVMGRRLIMNVRG
- the truD gene encoding tRNA pseudouridine(13) synthase TruD, encoding MSGIECIESRSRLDLMLGMECYMTHEEPLIPLKPLDQHNFYVYEYTREMGILRPPIRPPPDRGNILVYLLIKRGIDTYNAIKILRRYLRPKKISYYGLKDARASTYQAIMVEEPKSIITYISDRDLEAILVGTTSRHAKRGDIMGNCFKINIGEIIGRGAGKDLLRILYKISEYGYIPNYYSYQRFGVLRPITHVVGLALLCQQLEKAIYALVNGKPPGNRSTGEMILETLETCRKILDSAPRWMHIERRVCSEYLNSRDVVRAIKSVPREYIDLYISAAYSYLFNLYISYRWKKHGLGLQLVEGEMFLRSRLYGLQIPGKKLSFKDIVGEYKDMYVSSIRSLGLEPCIPEIRSSIKRPLILPIKIDLLDPDLGAIWFCLDPGGYATNLLREIFKIYSEKLFSPNLDVGADY
- the pth2 gene encoding peptidyl-tRNA hydrolase Pth2; its protein translation is MDRMAVREYKQVIAVRTDLKISPGKLAVQVAHASVEAVLICMESQKCREWLDIWREQGMKKVVVRGGGEEDLIRIYNRCKEEGLPCSLVRDAGRTELEPGTLTAVGLGPAPSELIDRITGGLSLY
- a CDS encoding (Fe-S)-binding protein, giving the protein MERYKNPLGAPNNICYKWALDLGLKRGGDTILYTGCLYQLMSYAESLVRLYERLGRFGRNAAQMLIKISERALAWLIARFIALDNDVYSYSVRSLRGVVEILRRSGVEFGYLYEGDIYSGIYLYELGLEEDFARHAQTVYNIFRSAGVKKVITVDPHTTYVLKEIYPRYIDSYQLEVFHYLEVIRDAVGANMKKANMKKDSFHRYRNPPVIHDSCYMMRKLGLYKVVRRSLNNIRYIEPRRTGVNTLCCGGPIEGISPGLALKVAVKRAEELASTGSQRVIVMCPICYVNLKRAFARLRYEIAITDISEEILNATY